The following coding sequences lie in one Arabidopsis thaliana chromosome 3, partial sequence genomic window:
- a CDS encoding 6-phosphogluconate dehydrogenase family protein produces MMDHLVETNSVPSRLVEERLDEIRRVMGKADDDPLRIVGVGAGAWGSVFIAMLQENYGKFRGKVSVRIWRRGGRAIDKATAEHLFEVINSREELLRRLIRRCAYLKYVEARLGDRVLYADEILKDGFCLNMIETPLCPLKVVTNLQEAVWDADIVINGLPSTETFQVFNEISKYWKERVNAPVIISLAKGVEAEFEPHPRIVTPTQMIHRATGIPLENILYLGGPNIASEVYNKEYANARICGSEKWRKPLGKFLRQSHFIVWDNSDLITHEVMGGLKNVYAIGAGMVATLTKESATSKSVYFAHCTSEMIFITHLLAKEPEKLAGPLLADTYVTLLKGRNAWYGQKLAKGELSLEMGDSIKGKGMIQGVSAVKAFFELLNQSSLSLQHPEEGKPVTPAELCPILKMLYRILITREFSCEAILEALRDETMNDPRELIEIAHSHLFFQPWLLGQKP; encoded by the exons ATGATGGATCATTTGGTGGAGACGAATTCAGTTCCGAGCAGATTGGTGGAAGAAAGGCTTGATGAGATTCGTAGAGTAATGGGTAAAGCTGATGACGACCCGTTAAGGATCGTTGGTGTAGGAGCTGGTGCTTGGGGAAGCGTTTTCATTGCAATGTTGCAGGAAAATTACGGTAAGTTTAGGGGCAAAGTTAGTGTGAGAATCTGGAGAAGAGGAGGCAGAGCAATCGATAAAGCCACAGCTGAACATTTGTTCGAAGTGATTAATTCGAGGGAAGAATTGTTGAGGAGGTTGATAAGAAGGTGTGCTTATCTCAAGTATGTGGAAGCTAGATTAGGGGATAGGGTTTTATATGCTGATGAGATATTGAAAGATGGGTTTTGCTTGAATATGATTGAGACTCCTTTGTGTCCTTTGAAAGTTGTGACTAATCTTCAAGAAGCTGTTTGGGATGCTGATATTGTCATCAATGGTTTACCATCAACTGAGACGTTTCAGGTGTTCAATGAGATTAGTAAGTATTGGAAAGAGAGGGTTAATGCTCCTGTTATTATCTCTTTGGCTAAAGGTGTGGAAGCAGAGTTTGAGCCTCATCCTCGGATTGTTACTCCTACGCAAATGATCCATCGAGCGA CTGGTATTCCTCTTGAGAACATTCTCTACCTTGGGGGACCTAATATTGCTTCCGAGGTATACAATAAAGAGTACGCCAATGCACGGATTTGCGGGTCTGAAAAATGGAGGAAGCCTTTGGGAAAGTTTCTAAGGCAGTCTCATTTCATAGTCTGGGATAATAGTGACCTCATTACTCATGAAGTAATGGGTGGCTTGAAGAATGTTTATGCCATTGGTGCAG GAATGGTGGCTACACTGACTAAGGAAAGTGCTACCAGCAAATCAGTGTACTTTGCGCATTGTACTTCAGAGATGATTTTTATTACTCATTTATTGGCCAAGGAGCCAGAGAAACTCGCTGGGCCTTTGCTTGCGGATACCTATGTAACATTACTGAAAGGTCGTAATGCGTGGTACGGCCAGAAACTTGCAAAAGGAGAACTTAGCCTTGAAATGGGTGACAGCATCAAAGGCAAGGGAATGATTCAG GGGGTTTCTGCGGTGAAAGCATTTTTCGAGTTGTTGAACCAATCCTCGTTAAGTCTTCAACACCCTGAAGAGGGCAAGCCTGTAACTCCGGCTGAACTTTGTCCCATCTTAAAGATGCTCTACAGAATTCTTATAACAAG AGAGTTCTCGTGTGAGGCGATTCTTGAGGCGCTGAGAGATGAAACGATGAATGACCCACGTGAACTCATCGAGATTGCTCACAGCCATCTCTTCTTCCAGCCATGGCTTCTTGGTCAGAAACCTTGA
- a CDS encoding Rubisco methyltransferase family protein yields the protein MKRYDVPDWPLLATYLISEASLQKSSRWFNYISALPRQPYSLLYWTRTELDMYLEASQIRERAIERITNVVGTYEDLRSRIFSKHPQLFPKEVFNDETFKWSFGILFSRLVRLPSMDGRFALVPWADMLNHNCEVETFLDYDKSSKGVVFTTDRPYQPGEQVFISYGNKSNGELLLSYGFVPREGTNPSDSVELALSLRKNDKCYEEKLDALKKHGLSTPQCFPVRITGWPMELMAYAYLVVSPPDMRNNFEEMAKAASNKTSTKNDLKYPEIEEDALQFILDSCETSISKYSRFLKESGSMDLDITSPKQLNRKAFLKQLAVDLSTSERRILYRAQYILRRRLRDIRSGELKALRLFSGLRNFFK from the exons ATGAAACGTTATGATGTTCCAGATTGGCCTTTGCTCGCCACTTATCTTATAAGTGAAGCAAGTCTTCAGAAAAGCTCAAGATGGTTTAACTATATCTCAGCTCTTCCCCGACAACCTTACTCGCTTTTATACTG GACTCGGACAGAGCTTGATATGTACTTGGAAGCTTCTCAGATTCGAGAACGGGCAATTGAAAGAATCACCAATGTTGTTGGAAC TTATGAAGATCTAAGAAGCAGGATATTTTCCAAACACCCTCAACTTTTCCCTAAAGAG GTTTTCAATGATGAGACATTTAAGTGGTCTTTTGGAATCCTATTCTCACGGTTG GTGCGGTTGCCTTCTATGGATGGAAGATTTGCCTTAGTTCCATGGGCAGATATGCTTAATCATAATTGTGAG GTTGAGACGTTCCTGGATTATGATAAATCTTCAAAAGGAGTTGTCTTTACAACAGATCGACCATATCAACCAGGTGAGCAG GTTTTCATATCCTATGGGAATAAATCTAACGGAGAGCTATTGTTATCTTATGGGTTTGTTCCCAGAGAAGGAACCAATCCTAGTGATTCAGTAGAACTAGCATTATCACTTAGGAAAAACGATAAGTGTTACGAGGAAAAGCTGGATGCTTTAAAGAAACACGGATTATCGAC ACCTCAATGCTTTCCCGTAAGGATAACGGGTTGGCCAATGGAGCTAATGGCATATGCTTATCTTGTGGTGAGCCCTCCAGATATGAGAAACAACTTTGAAGAG ATGGCGAAAGCTGCTTCAAATAAGACATCAACAAAGAATGATCTAAAATATCCTGAAATCGAGGAAGACGCATTGCAGTTCATACTGGACTCATGCGAAACAAGCATATCAAAGTACAGCCGATTTCTAAAG GAAAGTGGATCAATGGATTTGGACATAACATCTCCAAAACAGTTGAACCGAAAAGCGTTTCTGAAACAGCTAGCTGTAGACTTGTCCACTAGTGAGCGCAGGATACTGTACCGTGCTCAATAC ATTCTGAGGAGGAGACTGAGAGATATCAGAAGTGGTGAGCTGAAGGCTCTACGGCTCTTCAGTGGACTTAGGAACTTCTTCAAGTGA
- the p24beta2 gene encoding emp24/gp25L/p24 family/GOLD family protein (emp24/gp25L/p24 family/GOLD family protein; FUNCTIONS IN: protein transmembrane transporter activity; INVOLVED IN: intracellular protein transport, transport; LOCATED IN: endomembrane system, integral to membrane, membrane; EXPRESSED IN: 23 plant structures; EXPRESSED DURING: 15 growth stages; CONTAINS InterPro DOMAIN/s: GOLD (InterPro:IPR009038), emp24/gp25L/p24 (InterPro:IPR000348); BEST Arabidopsis thaliana protein match is: emp24/gp25L/p24 family/GOLD family protein (TAIR:AT3G22845.1); Has 859 Blast hits to 859 proteins in 182 species: Archae - 0; Bacteria - 0; Metazoa - 431; Fungi - 210; Plants - 147; Viruses - 0; Other Eukaryotes - 71 (source: NCBI BLink).) gives MSLKGTIVLLGLLWSFQATLGIRFVIDREECFSHKAEYEGDTLHVSFVVIKSDSQWHFNEDGVDLVIHGPTGEQIHDFREQISAKHDFVVQKKGVYRFCFTNKSPYHETIDFDVQLGHFAYYDQHAKDEHFTPLMEQISKLEEALYNIQFEQHWLEAQTDRQAIVNENMSKRAVHKALFESFALIGASFLQVYLLRRLFERKLGMSRV, from the exons ATGAGCTTGAAGGGTACGATCGTATTACTAGGGCTCTTATGGAGCTTCCAGGCTACGTTAGGGATTAGATTCGTGATAGACCGTGAAGAATGTTTCTCCCACAAGGCTGAATATGAAGGTGATACGCTTCATGTCTCTTTCGTCGTCATCAAGTCTGACTCTCAATGGCATTTTAACGAGGATGGTGTAGATCTTGTG ATACATGGCCCAACAGGCGAACAAATTCATGACTTCAGGGAGCAGATAAGCGCAAAGCATGATTTTGTTGTCCAAAAAAAAGGGGTTTACAGATTCTGTTTCACAAACAAGTCTCCTTATCATGAAACCATTGACTTCGATGTACAGCTTGGTCACTTTGCATACTACGATCAACACGCAAAGGACG AGCATTTCACTCCCTTGATGGAGCAAATATCAAAGTTAGAGGAGGCTCTTTACAACATCCAATTTGAACAACATTGGTTAGAAGCTCAGACCGATCGTCAAGCTATCG TGAACGAGAACATGAGCAAAAGAGCAGTACACAAAGCTTTGTTCGAGTCGTTTGCACTGATTGGGGCAAGTTTTCTCCAAGTTTATCTTCTGCGTCGCTTGTTTGAACGCAAACTCGGCATGTCTCGTGTCTAA
- a CDS encoding 6-phosphogluconate dehydrogenase family protein (6-phosphogluconate dehydrogenase family protein; FUNCTIONS IN: in 8 functions; INVOLVED IN: oxidation reduction, glycerol-3-phosphate catabolic process, glycerol-3-phosphate metabolic process, carbohydrate metabolic process, metabolic process; LOCATED IN: glycerol-3-phosphate dehydrogenase complex, cytoplasm; EXPRESSED IN: 15 plant structures; EXPRESSED DURING: 7 growth stages; CONTAINS InterPro DOMAIN/s: 6-phosphogluconate dehydrogenase, C-terminal-like (InterPro:IPR008927), Dehydrogenase, multihelical (InterPro:IPR013328), NAD(P)-binding domain (InterPro:IPR016040), NAD-dependent glycerol-3-phosphate dehydrogenase, N-terminal (InterPro:IPR011128), NAD-dependent glycerol-3-phosphate dehydrogenase, C-terminal (InterPro:IPR006109), NAD-dependent glycerol-3-phosphate dehydrogenase (InterPro:IPR006168); BEST Arabidopsis thaliana protein match is: 6-phosphogluconate dehydrogenase family protein (TAIR:AT2G41540.3); Has 30201 Blast hits to 17322 proteins in 780 species: Archae - 12; Bacteria - 1396; Metazoa - 17338; Fungi - 3422; Plants - 5037; Viruses - 0; Other Eukaryotes - 2996 (source: NCBI BLink).), giving the protein MMDHLVETNSVPSRLVEERLDEIRRVMGKADDDPLRIVGVGAGAWGSVFIAMLQENYGKFRGKVSVRIWRRGGRAIDKATAEHLFEVINSREELLRRLIRRCAYLKYVEARLGDRVLYADEILKDGFCLNMIETPLCPLKVVTNLQEAVWDADIVINGLPSTETFQVFNEISKYWKERVNAPVIISLAKGVEAEFEPHPRIVTPTQMIHRATGIPLENILYLGGPNIASEVYNKEYANARICGSEKWRKPLGKFLRQSHFIVWDNSDLITHEVMGGLKNVYAIGAVFVLAFLYSTGMVATLTKESATSKSVYFAHCTSEMIFITHLLAKEPEKLAGPLLADTYVTLLKGRNAWYGQKLAKGELSLEMGDSIKGKGMIQGVSAVKAFFELLNQSSLSLQHPEEGKPVTPAELCPILKMLYRILITREFSCEAILEALRDETMNDPRELIEIAHSHLFFQPWLLGQKP; this is encoded by the exons ATGATGGATCATTTGGTGGAGACGAATTCAGTTCCGAGCAGATTGGTGGAAGAAAGGCTTGATGAGATTCGTAGAGTAATGGGTAAAGCTGATGACGACCCGTTAAGGATCGTTGGTGTAGGAGCTGGTGCTTGGGGAAGCGTTTTCATTGCAATGTTGCAGGAAAATTACGGTAAGTTTAGGGGCAAAGTTAGTGTGAGAATCTGGAGAAGAGGAGGCAGAGCAATCGATAAAGCCACAGCTGAACATTTGTTCGAAGTGATTAATTCGAGGGAAGAATTGTTGAGGAGGTTGATAAGAAGGTGTGCTTATCTCAAGTATGTGGAAGCTAGATTAGGGGATAGGGTTTTATATGCTGATGAGATATTGAAAGATGGGTTTTGCTTGAATATGATTGAGACTCCTTTGTGTCCTTTGAAAGTTGTGACTAATCTTCAAGAAGCTGTTTGGGATGCTGATATTGTCATCAATGGTTTACCATCAACTGAGACGTTTCAGGTGTTCAATGAGATTAGTAAGTATTGGAAAGAGAGGGTTAATGCTCCTGTTATTATCTCTTTGGCTAAAGGTGTGGAAGCAGAGTTTGAGCCTCATCCTCGGATTGTTACTCCTACGCAAATGATCCATCGAGCGA CTGGTATTCCTCTTGAGAACATTCTCTACCTTGGGGGACCTAATATTGCTTCCGAGGTATACAATAAAGAGTACGCCAATGCACGGATTTGCGGGTCTGAAAAATGGAGGAAGCCTTTGGGAAAGTTTCTAAGGCAGTCTCATTTCATAGTCTGGGATAATAGTGACCTCATTACTCATGAAGTAATGGGTGGCTTGAAGAATGTTTATGCCATTGGTGCAG TGTTTGTTTTGGCGTTTTTGTATTCCACAGGAATGGTGGCTACACTGACTAAGGAAAGTGCTACCAGCAAATCAGTGTACTTTGCGCATTGTACTTCAGAGATGATTTTTATTACTCATTTATTGGCCAAGGAGCCAGAGAAACTCGCTGGGCCTTTGCTTGCGGATACCTATGTAACATTACTGAAAGGTCGTAATGCGTGGTACGGCCAGAAACTTGCAAAAGGAGAACTTAGCCTTGAAATGGGTGACAGCATCAAAGGCAAGGGAATGATTCAG GGGGTTTCTGCGGTGAAAGCATTTTTCGAGTTGTTGAACCAATCCTCGTTAAGTCTTCAACACCCTGAAGAGGGCAAGCCTGTAACTCCGGCTGAACTTTGTCCCATCTTAAAGATGCTCTACAGAATTCTTATAACAAG AGAGTTCTCGTGTGAGGCGATTCTTGAGGCGCTGAGAGATGAAACGATGAATGACCCACGTGAACTCATCGAGATTGCTCACAGCCATCTCTTCTTCCAGCCATGGCTTCTTGGTCAGAAACCTTGA
- a CDS encoding Protein kinase superfamily protein (Protein kinase superfamily protein; LOCATED IN: chloroplast; EXPRESSED IN: 21 plant structures; EXPRESSED DURING: 12 growth stages; CONTAINS InterPro DOMAIN/s: ABC-1 (InterPro:IPR004147), Protein kinase-like domain (InterPro:IPR011009); BEST Arabidopsis thaliana protein match is: ABC2 homolog 13 (TAIR:AT5G64940.2); Has 10121 Blast hits to 10057 proteins in 1795 species: Archae - 124; Bacteria - 4381; Metazoa - 447; Fungi - 487; Plants - 723; Viruses - 14; Other Eukaryotes - 3945 (source: NCBI BLink).) — MAALLASQSCCYGGETARVTKAIGFSSSLENHFTGEATQCYGSKSKRFRIEMRQSELPSKVGINGRSVKMVPASEVVKRKDGVNGSAGKGVNGASLVSSRNINGAASTLVKAPKKTTESYLPPPVEGVRVLPSDEGFSWADENYSSLQRSIDVWSFVISLRIRILFDNSKWAYVGGFTEEKQKSRRRETASWLRESVLQLGPTFIKLGQLSSTRSDLFPREFVDELSKLQDRVPAFSPEKAKRFIEAELGAPISVMYKEFEEQPIAAASLGQVHRAVLHNGEKVVVKVQRPGLKKLFDIDLRNLKLIAEYFQKSESFGTNDWVGIYEECALILYQEIDYINEAKNADRFRRDFRNINWVRVPLVYWDYSAMKVLTLEYVPGVKINNLDALAARGFNRSRIASRAIEAYLIQILKTGFFHADPHPGNLAIDVDESIIYYDFGMMGEIKTFTRKRLLDLFYSVYEKDAKKVMQNLIDLEALQPTGDLSSVRRSVQFFLDNLLSQSPDQQQTLAAIGEDLFAISQDQPFRFPSTFTFVIRAFSTLEGIGYILDPEFSFVKVAAPYAQELLDLKQRQRSGTQLVQEIRKQADDARSSTLSMPYRVQRIEEFVKELDSGDLKLRVRVLESERAARKATILQMATMYTVLGGTLLNIGVTFSNQGSQLVANGSFIGAGIFMLLVLRSMQRVNKLDKFEKMI, encoded by the exons ATGGCGGCTTTATTAGCTTCTCAGAGCTGCTGCTATGGCGGTGAGACCGCAAGAGTCACCAAAGCTATTGGTTTCAGTAGCTCTTTGGAGAATCATTTCACTGGGGAAGCCACTCAGTGTTATGGCAGCAAGTCTAAGAGATTTCGTATTGAGATGAGACAGTCGGAATTGCCCTCTAAGGTTGGAATCAATGGACGTTCAGTCAAAATGGTTCCTGCGAGTGAGGTGGTGAAGAGGAAAGATGGTGTGAATGGATCGGCTGGGAAAGGTGTTAATGGAGCGAGTTTGGTTAGTAGTAGAAACATTAATGGTGCGGCGTCAACTTTGGTTAAGGCaccaaagaaaacaacagaATCGTACCTTCCTCCACCGGTTGAAGGAGTTAGGGTTCTTCCTTCTGATGAAGGTTTTAGCTGGGCTGATGAGAATTATAGCTCACTTCAACGCAGTATTGATGTTTGGTCATTTGTTATTTCCCTGAGGATTCGTATCTTGTTCGATAATTCGAAATGGGCTTATGTTGGAGGATTCACAGAAGAAAAACAG aaaagcagaagaagagaaacagcTTCATGGTTGAGAGAGAGTGTATTGCAGCTTGGTCCAACGTTTATCAAACTGGGACAGTTGTCTTCAACTAGGTCAGACTTGTTTCCGCGCGAATTCGTGGATGAGCTTTCCAAGTTGCAG GACAGAGTCCCCGCTTTTTCTCCAGAGAAAGCAAAGCGCTTCATTGAGGCTGAACTTGGGGCTCCTATTAGTGTAATGTATAAAGAATTTGAAGAGCAACCCATAGCTGCAGCTAGCCTTGGTCAG GTACACAGAGCTGTTTTGCACAATGGCGAGAAAGTGGTAGTAAAAGTACAAAGACCCGGACTAAAGAAACTTTTCGATATTGATCTAC GAAATCTGAAGCTGATTGCCGAGTATTTCCAGAAAAGTGAATCATTTGGTACAAACGATTGGGTTGGTATCTATGAAGAATGTGCCTT AATTTTGTATCAAGAGATTGACTACATAAACGAAGCTAAGAACGCTGACAGATTCCGGAGAGACTTCCGGAATATAAACTGGGTCCGCGTACCT TTGGTTTATTGGGATTACTCTGCCATGAAGGTCTTGACTTTGGAGTATGTACCAG GTGTTAAGATCAACAACTTGGACGCCTTAGCTGCACGGGGTTTTAACCGTTCTAGAATCGCATCACGGGCCATTGAAGCTTATCTTATACAG ATACTCAAAACCGGCTTCTTTCATGCGGATCCGCACCCAGGAAACCTTGCAATTGATGTAGATGAATCAATCATCTACTATGACTTCGGCATGATGGGAGAGATCAAAACATTTACTCGGAAGAGATTACTTGATCTCTTCTATTCTGTTTATGAAAAAGATGCAAAAAAG GTCATGCAAAACCTTATAGACCTTGAAGCACTTCAACCCACTGGAGATCTTTCATCG GTAAGGAGATCTGTTCAGTTTTTCTTGGACAACCTATTAAGCCAATCACCAGATCAGCAACAGACTTTGGCAGCTATTGGAGAG GATCTGTTTGCAATTTCCCAGGATCAGCCATTCCGTTTCCCATCAACTTTCACCTTTGTCATCCGAGCATTTTCCACACTTGAGG gTATTGGTTACATCCTTGATCCAGAATTTTCCTTTGTGAAGGTTGCGGCTCCTTATGCGCAG GAACTCCTGGATCTAAAACAAAGGCAACGCTCGGGAACTCAGCTTGTCCAAGAAATAAGAAAGCAGGCTGATGAT GCCAGGTCTTCTACTCTGTCTATGCCATATCGAGTGCAGCGAATAGAAGAGTTTGTGAAAGAACTCGATTCAGGCGATCTGAAACTCCGTGTTCGGGTTCTTGAG TCGGAAAGAGCAGCCCGGAAAGCGACAATACTGCAGATGGCGACGATGTATACAGTTCTTGGAGGAACTCTACTTAATATTGGGGTTACATTTAGCAACCAAGGAAGTCAGCTTGTTGCCAATGGATCCTTCATTGGAGCAG GGATATTCATGTTATTGGTACTGAGGTCTATGCAAAGGGTAAATAAGCTTGATAAATTTGAGAAGATGATATGA
- a CDS encoding Protein kinase superfamily protein (Protein kinase superfamily protein; EXPRESSED IN: 21 plant structures; EXPRESSED DURING: 12 growth stages; CONTAINS InterPro DOMAIN/s: ABC-1 (InterPro:IPR004147), Protein kinase-like domain (InterPro:IPR011009); BEST Arabidopsis thaliana protein match is: ABC2 homolog 13 (TAIR:AT5G64940.2).), which yields MAALLASQSCCYGGETARVTKAIGFSSSLENHFTGEATQCYGSKSKRFRIEMRQSELPSKVGINGRSVKMVPASEVVKRKDGVNGSAGKGVNGASLVSSRNINGAASTLVKAPKKTTESYLPPPVEGVRVLPSDEGFSWADENYSSLQRSIDVWSFVISLRIRILFDNSKWAYVGGFTEEKQKSRRRETASWLRESVLQLGPTFIKLGQLSSTRSDLFPREFVDELSKLQDRVPAFSPEKAKRFIEAELGAPISVMYKEFEEQPIAAASLGQVHRAVLHNGEKVVVKVQRPGLKKLFDIDLRNLKLIAEYFQKSESFGTNDWVGIYEECALILYQEIDYINEAKNADRFRRDFRNINWVRVPLVYWDYSAMKVLTLEYVPGVKINNLDALAARGFNRSRIASRAIEAYLIQILKTGFFHADPHPGNLAIDVDESIIYYDFGMMGEIKTFTRKRLLDLFYSVYEKDAKKVMQNLIDLEALQPTGDLSSVRRSVQFFLDNLLSQSPDQQQTLAAIGEVPIKTVPEKEAELYLYVVLTLKNSSFLWQDLFAISQDQPFRFPSTFTFVIRAFSTLEGIGYILDPEFSFVKVAAPYAQELLDLKQRQRSGTQLVQEIRKQADDARSSTLSMPYRVQRIEEFVKELDSGDLKLRVRVLESERAARKATILQMATMYTVLGGTLLNIGVTFSNQGSQLVANGSFIGAGIFMLLVLRSMQRVNKLDKFEKMI from the exons ATGGCGGCTTTATTAGCTTCTCAGAGCTGCTGCTATGGCGGTGAGACCGCAAGAGTCACCAAAGCTATTGGTTTCAGTAGCTCTTTGGAGAATCATTTCACTGGGGAAGCCACTCAGTGTTATGGCAGCAAGTCTAAGAGATTTCGTATTGAGATGAGACAGTCGGAATTGCCCTCTAAGGTTGGAATCAATGGACGTTCAGTCAAAATGGTTCCTGCGAGTGAGGTGGTGAAGAGGAAAGATGGTGTGAATGGATCGGCTGGGAAAGGTGTTAATGGAGCGAGTTTGGTTAGTAGTAGAAACATTAATGGTGCGGCGTCAACTTTGGTTAAGGCaccaaagaaaacaacagaATCGTACCTTCCTCCACCGGTTGAAGGAGTTAGGGTTCTTCCTTCTGATGAAGGTTTTAGCTGGGCTGATGAGAATTATAGCTCACTTCAACGCAGTATTGATGTTTGGTCATTTGTTATTTCCCTGAGGATTCGTATCTTGTTCGATAATTCGAAATGGGCTTATGTTGGAGGATTCACAGAAGAAAAACAG aaaagcagaagaagagaaacagcTTCATGGTTGAGAGAGAGTGTATTGCAGCTTGGTCCAACGTTTATCAAACTGGGACAGTTGTCTTCAACTAGGTCAGACTTGTTTCCGCGCGAATTCGTGGATGAGCTTTCCAAGTTGCAG GACAGAGTCCCCGCTTTTTCTCCAGAGAAAGCAAAGCGCTTCATTGAGGCTGAACTTGGGGCTCCTATTAGTGTAATGTATAAAGAATTTGAAGAGCAACCCATAGCTGCAGCTAGCCTTGGTCAG GTACACAGAGCTGTTTTGCACAATGGCGAGAAAGTGGTAGTAAAAGTACAAAGACCCGGACTAAAGAAACTTTTCGATATTGATCTAC GAAATCTGAAGCTGATTGCCGAGTATTTCCAGAAAAGTGAATCATTTGGTACAAACGATTGGGTTGGTATCTATGAAGAATGTGCCTT AATTTTGTATCAAGAGATTGACTACATAAACGAAGCTAAGAACGCTGACAGATTCCGGAGAGACTTCCGGAATATAAACTGGGTCCGCGTACCT TTGGTTTATTGGGATTACTCTGCCATGAAGGTCTTGACTTTGGAGTATGTACCAG GTGTTAAGATCAACAACTTGGACGCCTTAGCTGCACGGGGTTTTAACCGTTCTAGAATCGCATCACGGGCCATTGAAGCTTATCTTATACAG ATACTCAAAACCGGCTTCTTTCATGCGGATCCGCACCCAGGAAACCTTGCAATTGATGTAGATGAATCAATCATCTACTATGACTTCGGCATGATGGGAGAGATCAAAACATTTACTCGGAAGAGATTACTTGATCTCTTCTATTCTGTTTATGAAAAAGATGCAAAAAAG GTCATGCAAAACCTTATAGACCTTGAAGCACTTCAACCCACTGGAGATCTTTCATCG GTAAGGAGATCTGTTCAGTTTTTCTTGGACAACCTATTAAGCCAATCACCAGATCAGCAACAGACTTTGGCAGCTATTGGAGAGGTACCGATCAAAACTGTACCTGAAAAAGAAGCTGAGCTCTATCTCTATGTGGTtcttacattaaaaaattCCTCCTTTCTATGGCAGGATCTGTTTGCAATTTCCCAGGATCAGCCATTCCGTTTCCCATCAACTTTCACCTTTGTCATCCGAGCATTTTCCACACTTGAGG gTATTGGTTACATCCTTGATCCAGAATTTTCCTTTGTGAAGGTTGCGGCTCCTTATGCGCAG GAACTCCTGGATCTAAAACAAAGGCAACGCTCGGGAACTCAGCTTGTCCAAGAAATAAGAAAGCAGGCTGATGAT GCCAGGTCTTCTACTCTGTCTATGCCATATCGAGTGCAGCGAATAGAAGAGTTTGTGAAAGAACTCGATTCAGGCGATCTGAAACTCCGTGTTCGGGTTCTTGAG TCGGAAAGAGCAGCCCGGAAAGCGACAATACTGCAGATGGCGACGATGTATACAGTTCTTGGAGGAACTCTACTTAATATTGGGGTTACATTTAGCAACCAAGGAAGTCAGCTTGTTGCCAATGGATCCTTCATTGGAGCAG GGATATTCATGTTATTGGTACTGAGGTCTATGCAAAGGGTAAATAAGCTTGATAAATTTGAGAAGATGATATGA